A genomic segment from Janthinobacterium sp. 64 encodes:
- a CDS encoding LysR family transcriptional regulator, producing MSIDLKQLKYFLAVAEEKSFSRAAERLHISQPPLSQQIMKLESELGVRLFARTTRTFELTVAGKALMNEAAELLAKMRMTIDTIRQIDRGEVGRLRVGIVGSAMWGPIPSLLEEFQTKFPRVSWTIHEFGPTVQYEALRAKQIDVGFWREPKLNDDDLRHDNLRQELCFRENVCVAVNEHHPLAKNTSIELIDIAHEPMLTLNLDKSAFPRYLVQCCINAGFEPVIFQEASEPQTLLAMVGAGLGVTLVPETTSRIGWPGVVFLPIKTNPPSANLYISYTTLDDAPVVRAFLNIINPPSA from the coding sequence ATGTCCATCGATCTGAAACAGTTAAAGTATTTTCTTGCCGTTGCCGAGGAGAAAAGCTTCAGCCGCGCCGCCGAGCGCCTGCATATCTCGCAGCCGCCGTTGAGCCAGCAGATCATGAAACTGGAAAGCGAACTGGGCGTACGCCTGTTTGCGCGCACCACGCGCACGTTCGAGCTGACCGTGGCGGGCAAGGCACTGATGAATGAAGCGGCCGAACTGCTGGCCAAGATGCGCATGACCATCGACACCATCCGCCAGATCGACCGTGGCGAAGTGGGCCGCTTGCGCGTTGGCATCGTCGGCTCGGCCATGTGGGGCCCCATCCCCAGCCTGCTGGAAGAATTCCAGACCAAATTTCCCCGCGTCAGCTGGACCATCCATGAATTCGGTCCCACGGTGCAATACGAAGCCTTGCGCGCCAAACAGATCGACGTGGGTTTCTGGCGCGAACCGAAACTCAATGACGACGACTTGCGTCACGACAACCTGCGCCAGGAACTGTGCTTTCGCGAAAACGTCTGCGTGGCCGTCAACGAACACCATCCGCTGGCGAAAAACACGTCCATCGAGCTGATCGACATCGCCCATGAGCCCATGCTCACCCTGAACCTCGACAAATCCGCGTTTCCCCGCTACCTGGTGCAATGCTGCATCAATGCCGGTTTCGAACCCGTGATTTTCCAGGAAGCGAGCGAACCGCAGACCCTGCTGGCCATGGTGGGTGCGGGCCTGGGCGTGACCCTGGTGCCGGAAACGACGAGCCGCATCGGCTGGCCCGGCGTGGTCTTCCTGCCGATCAAGACCAATCCACCATCGGCCAATCTGTACATCAGCTACACCACGCTGGACGACGCTCCCGTCGTGCGGGCCTTTTTGAATATCATCAATCCCCCATCAGCCTGA
- a CDS encoding ABC transporter ATP-binding protein: MQPAVEFRSISKQFGHVKANADVSFSIAKGSIHGLVGENGAGKSTLMSILYGYYRADGGEILLDGKVQPIRNSQEAINLGIGMVHQHFMLVENFTVLDNIMLGTEGGFRLASHRTEAEAKLRDICARYRLDVDPLAKIEDLSVGAQQRVEILKQIYRSANILILDEPTAVLTAQETASLFEILRLFKEQGKTIILITHKLQEILEITDNVTVMRGGTVVGAVATAGTSKEELANMMVGRPIQSHLPRAPYNPGATVLEVDGLQLADAQQVKLLADIGFNLRAGEIVAIAGVSGNGQSELLEILSGMRLPTSGKLRFLDQDLPFAKRTDADGLPLAFRELGIAHIPEDRLRDGVVKNFSVMQNTILGYQDRLKNRWGLFNFKAIGARCAELLKTFDVRPANPDLRIGLLSGGNQQKVVIAREVLAKPKLMLVGQPTRGVDIGTIESIHTQLLALRDAGVAILLVSVELEEVRALADRILVMCGGRITGELKIEEFDTTRIGLLMGGMHKS; this comes from the coding sequence ATGCAGCCAGCAGTAGAATTTCGCAGCATTTCCAAGCAGTTTGGACATGTGAAGGCGAACGCCGACGTCAGTTTCTCCATCGCCAAGGGCAGCATCCATGGCCTGGTGGGGGAAAATGGCGCCGGCAAATCGACCTTGATGAGCATCCTGTACGGGTATTACCGTGCCGACGGCGGAGAAATCTTGCTCGACGGAAAAGTACAGCCTATCCGCAACAGCCAGGAAGCGATCAATCTCGGCATCGGCATGGTGCACCAGCATTTCATGCTGGTCGAGAACTTCACCGTCCTCGACAATATCATGCTGGGCACGGAAGGCGGTTTTCGCCTGGCCAGCCACCGCACGGAAGCGGAAGCCAAGCTGCGCGACATTTGCGCGCGCTACCGCCTCGACGTCGACCCGCTGGCGAAGATCGAAGACCTCTCCGTCGGGGCGCAGCAGCGCGTGGAAATCCTCAAGCAGATTTACCGCAGCGCCAACATCCTGATCCTCGACGAGCCGACGGCCGTCCTGACGGCCCAGGAAACGGCATCGCTGTTTGAAATCCTGCGCCTGTTCAAGGAGCAAGGCAAGACCATCATCCTGATCACGCACAAGCTGCAAGAGATTCTGGAAATCACCGACAACGTCACCGTCATGCGCGGCGGCACGGTGGTGGGCGCCGTGGCCACCGCCGGCACGTCGAAAGAGGAACTGGCCAACATGATGGTGGGCCGCCCCATCCAGAGCCACTTGCCGCGCGCGCCGTACAATCCGGGCGCCACGGTGCTGGAAGTGGACGGCCTGCAACTGGCCGACGCGCAACAGGTCAAGCTGCTGGCCGACATCGGCTTCAACTTGCGCGCCGGCGAAATCGTCGCCATCGCGGGCGTGTCCGGCAATGGCCAGAGCGAACTGCTGGAAATTTTGTCCGGCATGCGCTTGCCGACGTCGGGCAAGCTGCGCTTCCTGGACCAGGACTTGCCGTTTGCCAAACGCACTGACGCCGACGGCTTGCCGCTGGCCTTCCGCGAGCTGGGCATCGCCCACATTCCGGAAGACCGCTTGCGCGATGGCGTGGTAAAGAATTTCTCCGTCATGCAAAACACCATCCTCGGTTACCAGGACCGCCTGAAAAACCGCTGGGGACTGTTCAACTTCAAGGCCATCGGCGCCCGCTGCGCGGAACTGCTGAAGACCTTCGACGTGCGCCCGGCCAATCCTGACCTGCGCATCGGTTTATTGTCAGGCGGTAACCAGCAAAAGGTGGTCATCGCGCGCGAAGTGCTGGCCAAGCCGAAACTGATGCTGGTGGGCCAGCCCACGCGCGGCGTCGATATCGGCACCATCGAAAGCATCCATACGCAATTGCTGGCCCTGCGCGACGCGGGCGTGGCGATCCTGCTGGTGTCCGTCGAACTGGAAGAAGTGCGGGCGCTGGCCGACCGCATTCTCGTCATGTGTGGCGGACGCATCACCGGCGAACTGAAAATTGAAGAATTCGATACCACCCGCATCGGTCTGTTGATGGGGGGAATGCATAAATCATGA
- a CDS encoding BMP family lipoprotein, with protein MKLTQFSLTIAAVFLTAQASAATPKLGVVYDAGGKFDKSFNQSAFEGASRFKKDTGISFIEVQASSDTQAEQVMRGLARKKLDMIAAIGFAQTQAVQKVAKEFPNVKFVLIDGQAAGNNVNSVVFKEEEGSYLVGVAAAMASKSKKVGFIGGIDIPLIRNFACGYAQGVKAINPKAEITQNMVGTTSGAWNDPAKGGELARSQFERGVDVVFAVAGGSGMGTLQMAKEKGKLAIGVDSNQNGLYPGSILTSMVKRVDNTVYDSFMEVKNGTWKGGVSYKGLKEGGVDWALDANNRKLITPEIEKRVLGARKDIIDGKIKVIDYRVGSSCPV; from the coding sequence ATGAAACTTACACAATTTAGTTTGACGATCGCAGCCGTATTCCTGACTGCTCAAGCGTCCGCGGCTACCCCAAAACTGGGTGTCGTGTATGACGCGGGCGGCAAGTTCGACAAGTCGTTCAACCAATCCGCTTTCGAAGGTGCCTCGCGCTTCAAAAAAGACACGGGCATTTCCTTCATCGAAGTGCAGGCATCGAGCGATACGCAAGCCGAGCAAGTCATGCGCGGCCTGGCCCGCAAGAAACTCGACATGATCGCCGCCATCGGCTTTGCGCAAACGCAAGCCGTGCAAAAAGTCGCCAAAGAATTCCCGAACGTGAAATTCGTGCTGATCGACGGCCAGGCCGCCGGCAACAACGTCAATTCCGTCGTCTTCAAGGAAGAAGAAGGCTCCTATCTGGTGGGCGTGGCGGCAGCCATGGCCAGCAAGAGCAAGAAAGTCGGCTTCATCGGCGGCATCGATATCCCCCTGATCCGCAACTTCGCCTGCGGCTACGCGCAAGGCGTCAAGGCCATCAATCCGAAAGCGGAAATCACGCAAAACATGGTCGGCACCACGTCCGGCGCCTGGAATGACCCGGCCAAGGGTGGCGAACTGGCCCGCTCGCAATTCGAGCGCGGCGTCGATGTCGTCTTCGCCGTGGCCGGCGGCAGCGGCATGGGTACCCTGCAAATGGCCAAGGAAAAAGGCAAGCTGGCCATCGGCGTCGATTCGAACCAGAATGGTTTGTACCCGGGCAGCATCTTGACTTCGATGGTCAAGCGCGTCGACAACACGGTGTATGACAGCTTCATGGAAGTCAAGAACGGCACCTGGAAGGGTGGCGTCAGCTATAAAGGCTTGAAAGAAGGCGGCGTGGATTGGGCGCTCGACGCCAACAACCGCAAGTTGATTACGCCGGAAATCGAAAAGCGCGTGTTGGGAGCGCGTAAGGACATTATCGATGGCAAGATCAAAGTGATCGATTACCGCGTCGGCAGCAGCTGCCCGGTTTAA